In a single window of the candidate division WOR-3 bacterium genome:
- the lipB gene encoding lipoyl(octanoyl) transferase LipB, translating into MSIGRGSLALLSLGRVEYGRALELQHELRRLRVEDRIADTLVLVEHDPVITLGKSAKASNLLVSEDELARRGVALHRIERGGDVTFHGPGQLVGYPVFKLETGIAGVRRFVEQVEAALIAALAELGVAAGIRPGHIGVWCEERKIASIGIAVKRRVTYHGFALNLAVDPAFFRLINPCGMPDVAMTSVSTEGGVAADARVRSAVVAGFEKVFGVEVQAKLPRILISLTQGLRTSAIASTSDRV; encoded by the coding sequence TTGTCAATCGGTAGGGGCAGCCTCGCGCTGCTCAGCTTGGGCCGGGTCGAGTACGGCCGCGCCCTGGAATTGCAGCACGAACTGCGGCGGCTGCGCGTCGAGGATCGTATAGCCGACACGCTCGTGCTGGTCGAGCACGATCCGGTTATCACTCTGGGCAAGTCGGCGAAGGCCTCAAACCTTCTGGTCAGCGAGGATGAGCTGGCGCGCCGGGGCGTGGCACTGCACCGCATTGAGCGGGGAGGAGACGTGACGTTTCACGGTCCGGGTCAGCTCGTAGGCTACCCCGTGTTCAAGCTGGAGACGGGAATCGCCGGCGTCCGGAGGTTCGTCGAGCAGGTCGAGGCTGCACTCATAGCGGCGCTGGCCGAGCTCGGAGTCGCAGCCGGTATCCGACCGGGCCACATCGGGGTCTGGTGCGAGGAGCGGAAGATCGCATCAATCGGGATTGCGGTCAAGCGGCGCGTCACCTACCATGGATTCGCACTCAACCTGGCGGTCGACCCGGCTTTCTTCCGGCTGATCAATCCCTGCGGCATGCCGGACGTGGCCATGACGTCGGTGAGCACAGAGGGCGGGGTTGCCGCTGACGCCCGGGTACGGTCGGCGGTTGTTGCCGGGTTTGAGAAGGTGTTCGGGGTCGAGGTTCAGGCGAAGCTGCCGCGGATCCTGATCTCCTTGACGCAGGGCCTTAGGACCTCGGCCATCGCCTCGACTTCGGATCGGGTGTAG
- a CDS encoding T9SS type A sorting domain-containing protein translates to MKGKVCKAAAILVALCGCAAALVTAYHVEPITAALSGWTDTIPPNNCVAQLITTNFDELDAASGAYVELFAGEYGSGGQYDLSIRTYPGGNQIAYKFNGKYLRPQYWVRFDSINVTYPESIVKGKKLAFCFTRGGGDSIQYYFTNASGYNYGGLIASYPGAVTPTHGLAMRCYGRMRPVDSAFWGGFAKLPGWNNGTNRRAAWQHYMTQTGWRTAPFECNWVEHQPTQDSWDFRDTDAHISLICSTGARPVGILVKSALWASSREDSTWLPRTPPDTGYDWGYGPVEYGSPLNLWPGSGETNYYARWVDSLMDHAANVHTWIVSNEPNDTCVSESCWADGVTGWWRRPNRLQYLSGFDGPRGLCSLYMRMARVAASTIRSHENHIDDTILIGAMHRATDSNDSFLVAGVHWLDLCYQTSEDGVFWDGVAVHPYQDGFVFSPERLESDAETLRAVMQKTWGDYRSELWNTELGWNVRQQGLTREDDANNLCQSFTTSLSIPALPGAGGGYDRMCWWLPYWHFAPIEIEEPWNWLWLQDDSADDEELVPQYGYYAFKQARSILVGTRLNGRVMMGDSTDDSVRVYEFEDTTAQKKRTWVCWSIPVSDPAPSVSARLPARSDTMVADSLAYDDDPPSDQDYAAASGWLHESLTPRPVLINETSVESRPELVVDSFWVVPDRPQTNSLLMFYALVRNRDTQRATPDNSPTSVWFTWNGAVVESTSRTKKLYPGDTMWLILHQGMPSGLHGEGLLAANVNPGMRYVERQGTDDNQAYLRLDILRGPSGEVDVVVPPGAKTGAPVLPIGLTSASWEKDTTGQTPADSARILLDWYGQRDTMVHATDTTAWFPFCADTALPFPRGCGTFRVYAQFRDSGENDSPFYPDSIDSIIVFDTTGPTGSVVIQGGVRFAPSSTCTLTLAAYDSASGVGWMRFMNRPRVGLIENGGFLATAGSWSFANGAYDTSLAMAKLAAGMPQAGVRQFVPAESISAYSGDSCVLEASILAHVHDGEAAGEVSFWFWSTREDTSQHDTLWELVDSASYSGSLLSLTGRYNLSTRFLLETPTPESGWVWRGGMVRVRAQGVDSGAGNVYTDNVALNAFESDSGYVWWGAYDTLAEWNIGSGAGMKVVRALFLDSAGNENAAPYADTIILDPTAPVVHISLPDSGQLVSGTVEVTGWAYDPIEVAGDTWFESRRLFFMHVDSTNWLPADPDSVSHSPAYPDSQQILGPAVHLGYWNTDSIPDGEYYVLLTGADSAGHVSSCTTWVIVSNSGGGGGEGGGPPGGGSGMGEGSVYVGSATGYVLHLSDDLDSLGCFQVTDSGSQAKVTAILAVGNDSLLVLDAQGKRVHKLHKNGQNRRRLVSNLSQPMDLKRDTNGNFWLVDKGWHRIGKFRSNGTLVFTRGGLGSDSLHFHSPEGIAVKGDLVYVADTKNDRLVAWDTSGHYKATITGCFTKPTAVYVTDAGAIYLTDGNDGRLKGITPLGGNIVAIKTSDSSKLRGLVLSENRHHLFSLAPQPNKVHKLRIQSDDSAPGGQQSAGNVKLPKTLSLAQPFPNPARTRLNIAYALPHQTRVVLKLYDVAGKLVNTLASGEQKPGYYNLTWNRQDAKGRSCACGVYFCTLAAENQRFSRKVVLAE, encoded by the coding sequence ATGAAGGGAAAGGTGTGCAAGGCCGCCGCCATACTGGTGGCGCTCTGCGGGTGCGCGGCGGCGCTGGTGACCGCGTACCATGTGGAGCCAATCACGGCGGCACTGTCAGGTTGGACGGACACGATTCCGCCCAACAACTGTGTAGCCCAGCTCATAACCACCAACTTCGACGAGCTGGACGCCGCCTCGGGAGCATACGTGGAGCTATTCGCAGGCGAGTACGGCAGCGGAGGCCAATACGACCTCAGCATCCGAACGTATCCTGGCGGTAACCAGATAGCGTACAAGTTCAACGGAAAGTACCTGAGACCTCAGTACTGGGTCCGGTTCGATAGTATCAACGTCACCTACCCTGAGTCTATCGTGAAGGGGAAGAAGCTGGCGTTCTGCTTCACCCGAGGCGGCGGCGACAGCATCCAGTACTATTTCACCAATGCGTCGGGCTACAACTACGGAGGTCTGATAGCGTCATATCCGGGCGCGGTGACGCCGACCCACGGCCTGGCGATGCGATGCTATGGCCGGATGCGGCCGGTGGATTCGGCATTCTGGGGCGGGTTCGCGAAGCTGCCGGGCTGGAACAACGGAACGAACCGCAGAGCTGCCTGGCAGCACTACATGACCCAGACCGGCTGGCGCACGGCGCCGTTTGAGTGCAATTGGGTAGAGCATCAGCCCACGCAGGATTCGTGGGATTTCAGGGACACGGATGCGCACATTTCGCTAATCTGCAGCACCGGCGCGCGGCCCGTCGGTATCCTGGTGAAGTCCGCCTTGTGGGCAAGCTCCCGCGAGGACTCGACCTGGTTGCCGAGGACGCCCCCGGACACCGGTTACGACTGGGGGTATGGCCCGGTCGAATATGGCTCGCCGCTGAACCTATGGCCCGGATCCGGGGAGACCAACTACTACGCCCGCTGGGTAGACTCGCTCATGGACCACGCGGCCAACGTGCACACCTGGATTGTATCCAACGAGCCGAACGATACCTGTGTATCCGAGAGCTGTTGGGCCGACGGCGTTACCGGCTGGTGGCGCAGGCCGAACCGTCTGCAGTACCTGAGCGGGTTTGACGGGCCGCGGGGGCTGTGCTCGCTCTATATGAGAATGGCCCGGGTAGCCGCTTCGACAATCCGAAGTCACGAGAACCACATCGACGACACGATTCTGATCGGGGCGATGCACCGGGCCACCGACTCGAATGACTCGTTCTTGGTCGCCGGCGTGCACTGGCTTGACCTCTGCTACCAGACTTCCGAGGACGGCGTCTTCTGGGATGGGGTGGCCGTGCATCCCTATCAGGATGGCTTCGTCTTCTCGCCGGAGAGACTGGAGTCCGATGCTGAGACACTGCGCGCGGTCATGCAAAAGACGTGGGGCGACTATCGCAGTGAGCTGTGGAACACTGAGCTTGGATGGAACGTACGGCAGCAGGGACTGACACGGGAGGACGATGCCAACAACCTCTGCCAGTCGTTCACAACCAGCCTCAGCATTCCGGCCCTGCCCGGTGCCGGAGGAGGCTACGACAGGATGTGCTGGTGGCTGCCGTACTGGCACTTCGCGCCCATCGAAATCGAAGAACCCTGGAACTGGCTGTGGCTGCAGGACGACTCCGCGGACGATGAGGAACTAGTGCCGCAGTACGGATACTACGCTTTCAAGCAGGCACGCTCGATACTCGTCGGGACGCGGCTGAACGGGCGGGTGATGATGGGTGACTCGACGGACGATTCGGTTCGAGTCTACGAGTTCGAGGATACGACGGCACAGAAGAAACGGACGTGGGTGTGTTGGAGCATTCCAGTATCAGACCCGGCCCCGTCCGTGTCTGCCAGGCTGCCGGCAAGGTCAGATACGATGGTCGCGGACAGCCTAGCCTACGACGACGACCCACCGTCCGACCAGGATTACGCGGCAGCAAGTGGGTGGCTGCACGAGAGCCTGACGCCACGGCCCGTGCTCATCAACGAGACGTCGGTGGAGAGCCGACCGGAGTTGGTCGTGGACAGCTTCTGGGTCGTTCCGGACCGACCGCAGACCAACTCCCTGCTGATGTTCTACGCGTTGGTCAGGAACCGTGATACCCAGCGGGCGACACCTGATAATAGTCCGACCTCAGTTTGGTTCACGTGGAATGGGGCAGTCGTCGAATCGACATCCAGGACAAAGAAGCTGTACCCTGGTGACACGATGTGGCTCATCCTGCACCAGGGCATGCCGAGCGGTCTGCATGGGGAAGGGCTCCTGGCCGCTAACGTCAATCCCGGTATGCGCTATGTAGAGAGACAGGGCACCGATGACAATCAAGCGTATCTGAGGCTCGACATACTGCGTGGTCCAAGTGGGGAGGTCGATGTCGTCGTGCCGCCGGGCGCCAAGACAGGAGCGCCAGTGCTGCCGATAGGATTGACAAGCGCATCATGGGAGAAGGACACGACGGGACAGACACCCGCCGACAGTGCCCGGATTCTCCTCGACTGGTATGGTCAGCGGGACACCATGGTTCACGCTACGGATACGACCGCGTGGTTCCCGTTCTGCGCGGACACGGCGCTACCGTTCCCAAGGGGATGCGGCACTTTCAGGGTGTATGCTCAGTTCCGCGATAGCGGTGAGAATGACAGCCCGTTCTACCCGGATTCCATCGATTCCATCATCGTCTTCGACACGACCGGGCCAACCGGGAGCGTCGTGATTCAGGGCGGGGTGCGATTCGCGCCGAGTTCGACCTGCACGCTCACACTTGCCGCCTACGATTCGGCATCGGGTGTGGGCTGGATGCGGTTCATGAATCGGCCACGGGTAGGCCTGATCGAGAATGGCGGGTTCCTGGCGACCGCAGGCTCTTGGAGCTTTGCGAATGGCGCCTACGATACGAGCCTGGCGATGGCCAAACTAGCGGCCGGAATGCCGCAGGCTGGGGTCAGGCAGTTCGTGCCGGCTGAGTCCATCTCGGCCTATTCCGGTGACTCGTGTGTGCTGGAGGCGAGCATTCTGGCTCACGTACACGACGGCGAGGCTGCCGGTGAAGTCTCGTTCTGGTTCTGGAGCACACGAGAGGACACGAGCCAGCACGACACGCTCTGGGAGTTGGTCGATTCCGCATCTTACTCAGGTAGCCTGCTGTCGCTCACTGGCCGGTACAACCTCTCGACCCGGTTCCTGTTGGAGACGCCGACACCGGAGTCGGGCTGGGTCTGGCGCGGCGGGATGGTGAGAGTGCGGGCTCAGGGCGTCGATAGTGGTGCGGGCAACGTCTACACCGACAACGTAGCCCTTAACGCGTTCGAGTCTGATTCGGGCTACGTCTGGTGGGGTGCGTACGACACACTGGCCGAGTGGAACATCGGCTCGGGCGCAGGGATGAAGGTCGTGCGGGCGCTCTTCCTTGACTCTGCCGGTAACGAGAACGCCGCGCCGTATGCGGATACCATCATCCTCGACCCGACTGCACCGGTCGTGCACATCAGCCTGCCTGACTCCGGGCAGCTTGTCAGCGGCACGGTCGAAGTCACCGGCTGGGCCTATGACCCGATCGAAGTTGCCGGCGACACGTGGTTCGAGTCACGCCGGCTGTTCTTCATGCACGTGGATTCGACCAACTGGCTACCGGCGGACCCTGATTCTGTCAGCCATTCCCCGGCCTACCCTGACTCCCAGCAGATCCTGGGCCCGGCAGTGCATCTCGGCTACTGGAACACCGACTCGATACCTGACGGTGAATACTACGTACTGCTGACCGGTGCCGACTCAGCCGGGCACGTCTCAAGCTGCACCACCTGGGTCATAGTCTCCAACAGCGGCGGAGGCGGCGGTGAAGGCGGCGGGCCGCCGGGCGGCGGGTCGGGCATGGGCGAAGGGTCTGTGTACGTCGGCTCCGCGACCGGATACGTGCTGCACCTGTCGGACGACCTCGACTCGCTTGGGTGCTTCCAGGTGACTGACTCAGGCTCGCAAGCCAAAGTCACGGCCATCCTCGCGGTCGGCAATGACAGCCTGCTCGTGCTTGATGCTCAGGGCAAGCGCGTCCACAAGCTGCACAAGAACGGTCAGAACCGGAGAAGGCTGGTCTCCAATCTGTCCCAGCCGATGGACCTCAAGCGTGATACGAACGGCAACTTCTGGCTGGTGGACAAGGGCTGGCACCGGATCGGCAAGTTCCGCTCGAACGGGACGCTCGTCTTCACGAGAGGCGGTCTGGGCTCAGACTCGCTTCACTTCCACTCGCCCGAAGGCATCGCGGTCAAAGGCGACCTTGTGTACGTGGCCGACACCAAGAACGACAGGCTCGTCGCCTGGGACACGTCCGGACACTACAAGGCAACCATCACCGGCTGCTTCACCAAGCCGACCGCGGTCTACGTAACCGATGCAGGTGCCATCTACCTGACGGACGGAAACGACGGCAGGCTCAAAGGCATCACGCCCCTGGGCGGCAACATCGTCGCTATCAAGACATCGGACTCAAGCAAGCTCCGAGGTCTGGTGCTGAGTGAGAACCGACATCACCTCTTCTCACTCGCGCCGCAGCCGAACAAGGTCCACAAGCTGCGCATCCAGAGCGATGACAGTGCGCCCGGCGGGCAGCAGTCAGCCGGCAATGTCAAACTGCCCAAGACCCTGAGTCTGGCTCAACCCTTCCCGAACCCGGCGCGGACGAGGCTCAACATCGCCTATGCCCTGCCGCACCAGACCCGCGTCGTGCTCAAGCTCTACGACGTTGCGGGCAAGCTCGTGAATACACTGGCTAGCGGTGAGCAGAAGCCGGGCTACTACAACCTGACCTGGAACCGGCAGGACGCCAAGGGGCGTAGTTGTGCCTGCGGCGTGTACTTCTGCACGCTAGCGGCTGAGAACCAGCGGTTCAGCAGGAAAGTTGTGCTAGCGGAGTAG
- a CDS encoding ATP-binding protein, whose amino-acid sequence MSASSDIEIGQVVEVNGERALVELTVDTTVELAKDYFPGQPGSHIKIAVRDRSVIGIVSSIKMENPPLPAVGQDAPRTLGRRVADCILIGSMGVNGGFIRGVAIYPTVGQRVKMVTPDEMKTIFSEFNEYDFSFGHPSHAEDQRAYINVDHFFGQHIAVVGSTGCGKSCTVVSILQEAIRKYPDTHIVVLDLHGEYSTAFPEDVTRIEADQVELPYWLLSFEEFQDLTVDQSEFSAKNQMTVLRDALVRAREGTVGSDRLRKGERVTADSPVFFDLDDLLDTIRNWNIQMVPNADGAMVPGPLYGEFDKFLIRLDSKVSDPRFKFMFGPTQYTSNDSFTQLLRDFLSIGTGTRMACIDLSGVPSDAVGVVAAVVSRLVFEFNLWNPERERFPILLVLEEAHNYVPSRNDFRLQAAKAAIERITKEGRKYGVGTIIVSQRPKELSETVLSQCNSFIAMRLTNPDDQAYVRKLVPDALSGLMDMLPSLRTGEALILGDCVALPTRVMIDCPQPKPMSSDVEFAKWWKEGVQDMDVDRIVRRWRGRRKDL is encoded by the coding sequence ATGAGTGCATCCAGCGATATCGAAATCGGGCAAGTGGTCGAGGTGAACGGCGAACGCGCGCTCGTGGAGCTGACTGTCGATACGACTGTCGAGCTGGCCAAGGATTACTTCCCGGGCCAGCCCGGCTCGCACATCAAGATTGCGGTCCGGGACCGGAGCGTCATCGGCATCGTCTCATCCATCAAGATGGAAAACCCTCCCCTCCCGGCGGTGGGGCAGGACGCGCCTCGGACGTTGGGACGGAGGGTGGCGGACTGCATCCTGATTGGTTCGATGGGCGTAAACGGCGGGTTCATACGCGGAGTCGCCATCTATCCGACCGTGGGCCAGCGGGTGAAGATGGTGACGCCCGACGAGATGAAGACCATATTCTCCGAGTTCAATGAGTACGATTTCTCATTCGGCCATCCCTCGCATGCCGAGGACCAGCGTGCCTACATCAATGTCGATCACTTCTTCGGACAGCACATCGCGGTGGTCGGCAGCACGGGTTGCGGCAAGTCCTGCACCGTCGTTTCGATTCTCCAGGAGGCGATCCGCAAGTATCCGGACACGCACATTGTCGTCCTGGACCTGCACGGGGAGTACTCCACCGCTTTCCCGGAAGACGTAACGCGCATCGAAGCGGACCAGGTGGAGCTGCCCTACTGGCTGCTCAGCTTTGAGGAGTTCCAGGACCTGACCGTTGACCAGAGCGAGTTCTCAGCCAAGAACCAGATGACGGTGCTGCGTGACGCGCTGGTGCGAGCACGCGAAGGCACGGTTGGTAGCGACCGGTTGCGCAAGGGCGAGCGCGTTACCGCGGACTCGCCTGTCTTCTTCGACCTTGATGACTTGCTGGACACGATCCGGAACTGGAACATCCAGATGGTCCCCAATGCCGACGGCGCAATGGTGCCGGGGCCGTTGTACGGCGAGTTCGACAAGTTCCTCATCCGGCTCGACAGCAAGGTCAGCGACCCGCGCTTCAAGTTCATGTTCGGGCCGACTCAGTACACCTCCAACGACAGCTTCACTCAACTGCTGCGGGACTTTCTGTCAATCGGGACCGGTACCAGGATGGCGTGCATCGACCTGAGCGGTGTTCCCTCCGACGCGGTCGGCGTGGTGGCGGCGGTAGTTTCGCGCCTGGTCTTCGAGTTCAACCTGTGGAATCCCGAGCGCGAGCGCTTCCCGATACTGCTGGTGCTGGAAGAGGCGCATAACTACGTGCCCAGCCGCAACGACTTCCGACTGCAGGCGGCCAAGGCGGCAATCGAACGGATAACCAAGGAGGGCCGGAAGTACGGCGTCGGCACCATCATCGTCAGCCAGCGCCCCAAAGAGCTGTCCGAGACCGTGCTCTCTCAGTGCAACAGCTTCATTGCCATGCGGCTCACCAACCCGGACGACCAGGCATACGTCCGCAAGCTCGTCCCGGACGCGCTCTCCGGGCTGATGGACATGTTGCCGTCGCTCCGGACCGGCGAGGCGTTGATTCTCGGCGACTGCGTCGCTCTGCCGACGCGGGTGATGATTGACTGTCCGCAACCGAAGCCGATGAGTTCTGACGTGGAGTTTGCCAAGTGGTGGAAGGAAGGCGTCCAGGACATGGACGTTGACCGCATCGTCCGGCGCTGGCGCGGGAGAAGAAAAGACCTGTAG
- a CDS encoding anaerobic ribonucleoside-triphosphate reductase activating protein produces the protein MRIVGFTETSLLDWHGRIAAVLWIGGCDFACPFCHNHQIADDDPGLTPVQSEEIARTLRRKRDWYDGVVLTGGEPLMHPEVFGLCRWLKEIGQKVKVDTNGSFPYALKALLELKLVHSVAMDVKAPLDSRYSRAAGRQVDIAPLRRTIQLLLESGVEHEFRCTLVPGLINPEDVAAIGEAIKGAQAVALQEYHHARARVRGFGGTKAYTRSEVEAMAEVLRPCVKEIRIRGSFA, from the coding sequence ATGCGCATAGTCGGCTTCACCGAGACTTCGTTGCTCGACTGGCACGGCCGGATTGCGGCGGTGCTGTGGATCGGTGGCTGTGACTTCGCCTGTCCGTTCTGCCACAACCATCAGATCGCCGACGATGACCCCGGACTCACCCCGGTACAAAGCGAAGAGATCGCCCGGACACTGCGCCGGAAGCGCGACTGGTATGACGGCGTGGTCCTGACCGGAGGCGAACCACTGATGCACCCGGAGGTTTTCGGCCTGTGCCGGTGGCTCAAGGAGATCGGACAGAAGGTGAAGGTCGATACCAACGGGTCATTCCCCTACGCGCTGAAGGCCCTGCTGGAACTGAAACTGGTCCATTCGGTCGCCATGGACGTCAAAGCGCCGCTCGACTCGCGCTACAGCCGGGCGGCGGGGCGTCAGGTGGACATTGCCCCCTTGCGCCGGACCATCCAACTGCTCCTGGAGTCGGGGGTCGAGCATGAGTTCCGTTGCACCCTCGTGCCCGGACTCATCAACCCGGAGGACGTCGCGGCCATTGGCGAGGCGATCAAAGGCGCACAGGCGGTTGCGCTACAGGAGTACCATCACGCGCGAGCGCGCGTGAGAGGTTTCGGCGGGACGAAGGCCTACACCCGATCCGAAGTCGAGGCGATGGCCGAGGTCCTAAGGCCCTGCGTCAAGGAGATCAGGATCCGCGGCAGCTTCGCCTGA